From Streptomyces durmitorensis, a single genomic window includes:
- a CDS encoding DNA gyrase/topoisomerase IV subunit B — protein sequence MSASPHPSPATAPAGAVTGGSDYTARHLMVLEGLEAVRKRPGMYVGSTDSRGLLHCLWEIIDNSVDEALGGHCGHIEVILHDDASVEVRDNGRGIPVDTEPRSGLSGVEVAYTKLHAGGKFGGGSYVASGGLHGVGASVVNALAHRLDVEVDRHGHTHAVSFRRGTPGIYHGNGPTADFTPASGLRKTARTPKTRTGTRVRYWADRQIFLKDAKLNLETLHQRARQTAFLVPGLTIVVRDEYGLGEGGTKGEESFRFDGGISEFCEYLAQDKAVCDVLRLSGQGSFKETVPVLDDHGQMTPTEVTRDLVVDVAMRWGTGYDTTLRSFVNIIATPKGGTHVSGFERSLTKTMNEVLRSQKVLRVAEDDIVKDDALEGLTAVVTVRLAEPQFEGQTKEVLGTSAANRIVAQVIAKELKAFLTSTRRDAKAQARAVMDKAVAAARTRIAARQHKDAQRRKTALESSSLPAKLADCRSDDVERSELFIVEGDSALGTAKLARNSEFQALLPIRGKILNVQKASVSDMLKNAECGAIIQVIGAGSGRTFDIDAARYGKIILLVDADVDGAHIRILLLTLFQRYMRPMVEAGRVFAAVPPLHRIELVQPKKGQDKYVYTYSDNELRETLLEYQRKGIRFKDSIQRYKGLGEMDADQLAETTMDPRYRTLRRVNIGDLDAAEQVFDLLMGNDVAPRKEFITSSAATLDRSRLDL from the coding sequence GTGAGTGCATCCCCGCACCCCTCACCCGCAACCGCCCCGGCCGGGGCCGTGACAGGCGGTTCCGACTACACCGCACGGCACTTGATGGTTCTGGAAGGCCTGGAGGCGGTCCGCAAGCGTCCGGGGATGTACGTCGGGTCGACGGACAGCCGTGGCCTGCTGCACTGCCTCTGGGAGATCATCGACAACTCCGTCGACGAGGCCCTGGGAGGCCACTGCGGCCACATCGAAGTCATCCTCCACGACGACGCCTCGGTGGAGGTCCGGGACAACGGCCGAGGCATCCCCGTCGACACCGAACCTCGTTCAGGACTCTCAGGGGTTGAGGTCGCCTACACCAAGCTGCACGCGGGCGGGAAGTTCGGCGGTGGCTCGTACGTGGCCTCCGGCGGCCTGCACGGCGTGGGCGCTTCCGTGGTCAACGCCCTGGCCCACCGCCTGGACGTGGAGGTCGACCGGCACGGCCACACCCATGCCGTCAGCTTCCGCCGCGGTACGCCCGGCATCTACCACGGCAACGGCCCCACGGCGGACTTCACCCCCGCCAGTGGCCTCCGCAAGACCGCGAGGACACCCAAGACGCGTACGGGTACGCGGGTGCGGTACTGGGCGGATCGCCAGATCTTCCTCAAGGATGCCAAGCTCAATTTGGAGACGCTGCATCAGCGTGCCCGGCAGACGGCGTTTTTGGTGCCGGGTCTGACGATTGTGGTGCGTGATGAGTACGGTCTGGGGGAGGGCGGTACCAAGGGGGAGGAGTCCTTCCGTTTCGACGGCGGGATCAGTGAGTTCTGTGAGTATCTGGCGCAGGACAAGGCGGTGTGTGATGTGCTGCGGCTGTCGGGGCAGGGCAGTTTCAAGGAGACCGTGCCGGTCCTGGATGATCACGGGCAGATGACGCCCACCGAGGTGACCCGTGATCTCGTGGTGGATGTGGCGATGCGCTGGGGCACGGGCTACGACACGACGCTGCGGTCCTTCGTGAACATCATTGCCACGCCCAAGGGCGGCACGCATGTGTCGGGCTTCGAGCGCTCGCTGACGAAGACGATGAATGAGGTGCTGCGCAGTCAGAAGGTGCTGCGGGTGGCCGAGGACGACATCGTCAAGGACGACGCCCTGGAGGGGCTGACCGCGGTGGTCACGGTGCGTCTGGCGGAGCCGCAGTTCGAGGGGCAGACCAAGGAGGTGCTGGGCACCTCGGCGGCCAACCGGATTGTCGCCCAGGTGATCGCCAAGGAGCTCAAGGCGTTTTTGACGTCGACCAGGCGTGATGCGAAGGCGCAGGCGCGGGCGGTGATGGACAAGGCGGTGGCCGCGGCCCGTACGCGGATCGCGGCGCGTCAGCACAAGGATGCCCAGCGGCGTAAGACGGCGCTGGAGTCGTCGTCGTTGCCGGCGAAGCTGGCGGATTGCCGCAGTGATGATGTGGAGCGCAGCGAGCTGTTCATCGTGGAGGGTGACTCGGCGCTGGGCACGGCGAAGCTGGCGCGGAACTCGGAGTTCCAGGCGTTGTTGCCGATCCGGGGGAAGATCCTCAATGTTCAGAAGGCGTCCGTGTCGGACATGCTGAAGAACGCCGAGTGCGGGGCGATCATCCAGGTCATAGGGGCGGGGTCGGGGCGGACCTTCGACATCGACGCGGCCCGCTACGGGAAGATCATTCTTCTGGTGGACGCCGATGTGGACGGCGCGCACATCCGGATCCTGCTGCTCACCCTCTTCCAGCGTTATATGCGTCCGATGGTGGAGGCGGGCCGGGTGTTCGCGGCGGTGCCGCCGTTGCACCGGATCGAGCTGGTGCAGCCGAAGAAGGGGCAGGACAAGTACGTCTACACGTACTCGGACAATGAGCTGCGCGAGACGCTCCTTGAGTATCAGCGCAAGGGGATCCGGTTCAAGGATTCCATTCAGCGTTACAAGGGTCTGGGTGAGATGGACGCGGACCAGCTCGCGGAGACGACGATGGATCCGCGTTATCGCACGCTGCGGCGGGTCAACATCGGTGACCTGGACGCCGCCGAGCAGGTCTTCGATCTCCTGATGGGCAACGACGTGGCACCCCGCAAGGAATTCA
- the gyrB gene encoding DNA topoisomerase (ATP-hydrolyzing) subunit B, whose translation MTEAGTSTATPAQPRAGGESSYDANAITVLDGLDAVRKRPGMYIGSTGERGLHHLVQEIVDNSVDEALAGVADRIDVTILADGGVRVVDNGRGIPVGMHPVEKKPAVELVLTVLHAGGKFGGGGYAVSGGLHGVGLSVVNALSTRLSVEIWTEGHRWTQEYKAGVPIAALSRHEATERTGTSITFWADGSIFETTQYSFETLARRFQEMAFLNRGLTLTLTDERSAARATATADRAGSDTVEEQRAKTVAYRYEGGISDFVRHLNARKGEPVHPTVIDFAAEDGERLMSVEVAMQWNSQFSDSVYSYANTIHTHEGGTHEEGFRTALTTIVNRYARDRKLLRDKDDNLAGEDVREGLTAIISVKLGEPQFEGQTKAKLGNTEVRTYVQKIVHEQLADWFDRNPNEAADIVRKGVQAATARVAARKARDLTRRKGLLESTALPGKLSDCQSNDPSRSEIFIVEGDSAGGSAKSGRNPEFQAILPIRGKILNVEKARIDRILHNQEIQALISAFGAGVHEDFDIEKLRYHKIILMADADVDGQHINTLLLTFLFRFMRPLIEHGHVYLSRPPLYKVKWSRDHAEYAFSDRERDALIEQGRQEGRRIKDDSIQRFKGLGEMNAEELRITTMDVDHRVLGQVSLDDAAVADDLFSVLMGEDVEARRSFIQRNAKDVRFLDI comes from the coding sequence GTGACCGAAGCTGGTACCTCCACCGCTACGCCTGCTCAGCCTCGCGCCGGTGGCGAGTCGTCCTATGACGCGAACGCCATCACCGTCCTGGACGGTCTTGACGCGGTCCGCAAGCGGCCGGGCATGTACATCGGCTCCACGGGGGAGAGGGGGCTGCACCACCTGGTGCAGGAGATCGTCGACAACTCGGTGGACGAGGCCCTGGCCGGGGTGGCGGACCGGATCGACGTGACGATCCTCGCGGACGGCGGGGTGCGGGTCGTCGACAACGGCCGTGGCATTCCGGTGGGCATGCACCCGGTGGAGAAGAAGCCCGCGGTGGAGCTGGTGCTCACTGTCCTGCACGCGGGCGGCAAGTTCGGCGGCGGTGGCTACGCCGTCTCCGGCGGACTGCACGGCGTGGGCCTGTCGGTGGTGAACGCCCTGTCCACGCGCTTGTCCGTGGAGATCTGGACCGAAGGCCACCGCTGGACCCAGGAGTACAAGGCCGGTGTGCCGATCGCTGCGCTGTCCCGCCACGAGGCCACTGAGCGAACGGGTACGTCGATCACCTTCTGGGCCGACGGGTCCATCTTCGAGACCACCCAGTACTCGTTCGAGACTCTGGCCCGCCGCTTTCAGGAGATGGCGTTCCTCAACAGGGGGCTGACCCTCACCCTCACCGACGAGCGCTCCGCGGCGCGGGCCACCGCGACCGCGGACAGGGCGGGCTCGGACACCGTCGAGGAGCAGCGGGCCAAGACGGTGGCCTACCGCTATGAAGGCGGGATCAGCGACTTCGTCAGGCATCTCAATGCCCGCAAGGGCGAACCGGTCCACCCCACCGTCATCGATTTCGCCGCCGAGGACGGCGAGCGCCTGATGTCGGTGGAGGTGGCGATGCAGTGGAACAGCCAGTTCTCCGACAGCGTCTACTCCTACGCCAACACCATCCACACCCACGAGGGCGGCACCCACGAAGAAGGCTTTCGCACCGCGCTGACGACCATCGTCAACCGGTACGCCCGCGACAGGAAGCTGCTGCGGGACAAGGACGACAACCTCGCCGGTGAGGACGTCCGCGAGGGCCTGACGGCGATCATCTCGGTCAAGCTGGGCGAGCCCCAGTTCGAGGGCCAGACCAAGGCCAAGCTCGGCAACACCGAGGTGCGCACGTACGTACAGAAGATCGTGCACGAGCAGCTGGCGGACTGGTTCGACCGCAATCCGAACGAGGCCGCGGACATCGTCCGCAAGGGCGTTCAGGCGGCAACGGCCCGGGTGGCGGCCCGCAAGGCCCGGGACCTGACCCGCCGCAAGGGCCTGCTGGAATCAACGGCTCTGCCGGGCAAGTTGTCCGACTGCCAGTCCAACGATCCGAGCAGGTCCGAGATCTTCATCGTCGAGGGCGACTCCGCAGGCGGCTCGGCCAAGTCCGGCCGCAATCCCGAGTTCCAGGCCATCCTGCCGATCCGGGGCAAGATCCTGAACGTAGAGAAGGCGCGCATCGACAGGATCCTGCACAACCAGGAGATCCAGGCGTTGATCTCGGCCTTCGGCGCGGGCGTGCACGAGGACTTCGACATCGAGAAGCTCCGCTATCACAAGATCATTCTGATGGCGGACGCCGACGTCGACGGCCAGCACATCAACACGCTGCTCCTGACGTTCCTGTTCCGCTTCATGCGGCCGCTGATCGAGCACGGCCACGTCTATCTCTCGCGACCGCCCCTCTACAAGGTCAAGTGGAGCCGGGATCACGCCGAGTACGCCTTCTCCGACCGGGAACGCGACGCCCTCATCGAGCAGGGCCGTCAGGAGGGACGGCGCATCAAGGACGACTCCATCCAGCGCTTCAAAGGCCTGGGCGAGATGAACGCCGAGGAACTGCGCATCACCACGATGGACGTCGATCACCGTGTCCTTGGGCAAGTGAGCCTGGACGACGCCGCCGTCGCCGACGACCTCTTCTCCGTTCTCATGGGCGAGGATGTCGAGGCACGCCGCTCCTTCATCCAACGCAACGCCAAGGACGTCCGTTTCCTCGACATCTGA
- a CDS encoding helix-turn-helix domain-containing protein gives MPITSVADEVGLSAPRLRALVRQDVGIALARLRRWGRLRTAIADLPDSTTALAAATAGFADQAHLTRTARDFLGRTPASLRRGGLSAGGSNRPESAPARGR, from the coding sequence ATGCCCATCACCTCCGTCGCCGACGAGGTCGGCCTTTCGGCCCCGCGGCTGCGCGCCCTGGTCCGGCAGGACGTGGGCATCGCACTGGCCCGCTTGCGCCGATGGGGGCGGCTCCGCACCGCGATCGCCGACCTGCCGGATTCCACGACAGCCCTGGCCGCAGCCACCGCGGGCTTCGCCGACCAGGCCCATCTCACCCGTACCGCGCGGGACTTCCTCGGGCGTACGCCTGCGTCTCTGCGACGCGGAGGTCTCTCAGCAGGCGGCTCGAACCGGCCCGAATCGGCGCCTGCGCGCGGGCGGTGA
- a CDS encoding MauE/DoxX family redox-associated membrane protein, with the protein MHAIAAVGLAVFLAVTGVTHFLAPGYFRTLVPAWLRRERLLVAVSGAAEVVVGVLVLVPCTRQAGAWAAAVLISCYQVSHVDALRRARPDRPRLLERPVGAVARLVVNVLYIAWAVAVAGSAA; encoded by the coding sequence ATGCACGCTATCGCCGCCGTCGGATTGGCCGTCTTCCTGGCCGTCACAGGAGTCACGCACTTCCTGGCCCCCGGCTACTTCCGCACGCTGGTACCCGCATGGCTCCGCCGGGAGCGGCTCCTCGTGGCCGTCAGCGGGGCGGCGGAGGTCGTGGTGGGTGTGCTGGTGCTGGTTCCCTGCACCAGACAGGCCGGGGCTTGGGCCGCCGCCGTCCTGATCAGCTGCTACCAGGTGTCCCACGTGGACGCGCTGCGACGCGCGCGGCCGGACCGGCCCAGGCTGCTGGAGCGGCCGGTCGGTGCGGTGGCTCGGCTGGTGGTGAACGTCCTCTACATCGCCTGGGCCGTCGCCGTGGCCGGGTCCGCGGCGTGA
- a CDS encoding sigma-70 family RNA polymerase sigma factor gives MDSAAVDRFEASRGRLASLAYRLLGSAADAEDAVQDAFLRWQAADRDRIEVPEAWLTKVVTHLCLDRLRSAQARHERVAGAWLPEPLLDGDPMLGPADTFEQRESVSLAVLTLLERLSPVERAVYVLREAFSYGHAEIAGILDITVSASQQHAHRARIRVSAERRRGGETDPASARRVVEEFLAAAMSGRTERLVELLTDDVTAVSDGAGLAKRLLRYKTRERVASYVRAGFRPTPAKRRLAGGSPALHVGVVNGSPAVLAVIDGRVVGAVAFEVSDGKVAFLSGIAAAHRLVRVNEVWRQHEPDAPVIKAW, from the coding sequence ATGGACAGTGCAGCCGTCGATCGGTTCGAGGCCAGCCGCGGCCGGCTGGCCTCGCTGGCGTACCGTCTGCTCGGCTCGGCCGCCGACGCCGAGGACGCCGTGCAGGACGCGTTCCTGCGCTGGCAGGCCGCGGACCGCGACCGGATCGAGGTGCCGGAAGCCTGGCTGACCAAGGTCGTCACCCATCTCTGCCTCGACCGGCTCCGCTCGGCGCAGGCGCGCCACGAGCGAGTGGCCGGCGCCTGGTTGCCCGAGCCGCTCCTCGACGGCGACCCGATGCTCGGACCTGCCGACACCTTCGAGCAGCGCGAATCAGTGTCCTTGGCCGTACTGACCCTCTTGGAGCGCCTCTCGCCGGTCGAGCGGGCCGTCTACGTCCTGCGTGAGGCCTTCTCGTACGGCCATGCCGAGATCGCCGGGATCCTCGACATCACCGTGTCCGCGAGCCAGCAGCACGCCCACCGGGCCCGCATCCGGGTCTCCGCCGAGCGCCGGCGCGGCGGCGAGACCGACCCCGCGTCCGCGCGCCGGGTCGTCGAGGAGTTCCTCGCCGCCGCCATGTCGGGGCGGACCGAACGGCTCGTGGAGCTGCTCACGGATGACGTGACGGCGGTCTCGGACGGCGCAGGCCTTGCCAAGCGTCTCCTGCGGTACAAGACGCGCGAGCGGGTCGCCTCCTACGTACGGGCAGGCTTCAGGCCCACTCCGGCGAAGCGGCGCCTTGCCGGCGGCTCGCCCGCGCTCCATGTCGGGGTGGTCAACGGCTCCCCGGCCGTCCTCGCCGTGATCGACGGCCGGGTCGTGGGCGCTGTGGCGTTCGAGGTCAGTGACGGCAAGGTCGCGTTCCTGAGCGGCATCGCCGCCGCGCACCGGCTCGTGCGCGTCAACGAGGTCTGGAGGCAGCACGAGCCGGACGCGCCGGTCATCAAGGCATGGTGA
- a CDS encoding NAD(P)/FAD-dependent oxidoreductase, with protein MKHRIVVLGAGYAGAFAAGNLARRLSPADTEITVVNAVPDFVERMRLHQLAIGQDLGFRKLADIFAGTGVRLRLARVTGVDPERRTVAVTGEDGDGELAYDTLLYALGSSVAHHGVPGVTEHAFDVTGRDSALRLRERMAGLGEGGTVLVVGEGLTGIESATEFAESRPDLSVALAARGELGAWLSPKARRHLRQAFDRLGITVHEHTGIEAVEPTRAITADGTSIPAEVTVWTAGFAVHPIAAASGLEVAETGQIVVDRTMRSVSHPDVYAAGDSVHAIGENGRPLPMSCASAGFTNMQATAAIIARLTGGEVPTRALKYVGNHISLGRRDAIFQAVDGEARSKSWYLGGWAATRFKAGILKGSVLSIAHPTFGLPKRRRRLATVSDRPGVRVAA; from the coding sequence ATGAAGCACCGCATCGTCGTACTCGGCGCCGGATACGCCGGGGCCTTCGCCGCCGGGAACCTGGCCCGTCGGCTCTCCCCCGCCGACACCGAGATCACCGTCGTCAACGCCGTGCCCGACTTCGTCGAGCGAATGCGGCTCCACCAGCTCGCGATCGGCCAGGACCTCGGATTCCGCAAGCTCGCCGACATATTCGCGGGCACCGGGGTGCGACTGCGCCTGGCGCGCGTCACCGGCGTCGACCCCGAGCGCAGGACCGTCGCCGTGACCGGCGAGGACGGCGACGGGGAACTCGCCTACGACACGCTTCTCTACGCGCTCGGCAGCTCCGTGGCCCACCACGGCGTCCCCGGCGTGACCGAGCACGCCTTCGATGTGACAGGCCGGGACTCGGCGCTGCGGCTGCGCGAACGCATGGCCGGCCTGGGCGAGGGCGGCACCGTCCTCGTAGTCGGTGAGGGGCTTACCGGCATCGAGAGCGCCACCGAGTTCGCCGAGTCCCGGCCCGACCTCTCGGTCGCCCTCGCCGCCCGCGGCGAACTGGGTGCCTGGCTCTCCCCGAAGGCCCGCCGCCACCTGCGCCAGGCCTTCGACCGGCTCGGCATCACCGTCCACGAGCACACCGGCATCGAAGCCGTCGAGCCGACCCGGGCGATCACCGCCGACGGCACGTCGATCCCGGCCGAAGTGACCGTGTGGACGGCCGGGTTCGCCGTGCACCCCATCGCGGCCGCCAGCGGTCTGGAGGTCGCCGAGACCGGCCAGATCGTCGTCGACCGCACCATGCGCTCGGTCTCGCACCCGGACGTGTACGCCGCGGGTGACAGCGTCCACGCGATCGGCGAGAACGGCCGCCCGCTGCCGATGTCCTGTGCCTCGGCCGGCTTCACCAACATGCAGGCGACCGCCGCGATCATCGCGCGCCTCACGGGCGGCGAGGTCCCGACCCGCGCCCTGAAGTACGTCGGCAACCACATCAGCCTCGGGCGGCGGGACGCGATCTTCCAGGCGGTGGACGGGGAGGCCCGGTCGAAGTCCTGGTACCTGGGCGGCTGGGCCGCCACACGGTTCAAGGCGGGCATCCTCAAGGGGTCCGTCCTGAGCATCGCCCATCCGACTTTCGGCCTGCCGAAGCGCAGGCGCCGCCTGGCCACCGTGTCCGACCGGCCCGGTGTGAGGGTCGCCGCATAA
- a CDS encoding alpha-ketoglutarate-dependent dioxygenase AlkB, protein MATHQLQGSLFDQGDDVRLGPLNGIRRTVLGDGAWIDLLPGWLGGADVLFERLAADVPWKAERRQMYERVVDVPRLLAFYRAGEPLPHAILDEARQALSAHYAAELGEAFTTAGLCHYRDGRDSVAWHGDRIGRGAREDTMVAILSAGAPRDLLLRPRHGGETVRRPLGHGDLIVMGGSCQRTWEHAIPKSTRAAGGRISIQFRPHGVQ, encoded by the coding sequence ATGGCGACGCACCAGCTCCAGGGATCACTCTTCGATCAGGGCGACGACGTGCGCCTGGGACCTCTGAACGGAATTCGCAGGACAGTCCTCGGCGACGGGGCATGGATCGACCTCCTGCCGGGCTGGCTCGGTGGCGCCGATGTCCTGTTCGAGCGGCTGGCCGCGGACGTCCCGTGGAAGGCCGAGCGCCGGCAGATGTACGAAAGAGTCGTGGACGTACCGCGACTGCTCGCCTTCTACCGCGCCGGCGAACCACTCCCCCACGCCATTCTCGACGAGGCCCGCCAGGCACTCTCCGCGCACTACGCCGCCGAGCTGGGCGAGGCGTTCACGACGGCCGGCCTGTGCCACTACCGCGACGGACGCGACAGCGTGGCCTGGCACGGCGACCGCATCGGCCGGGGCGCCCGCGAGGACACGATGGTCGCCATCCTCTCGGCCGGGGCACCCCGCGACCTGCTGCTCCGCCCGCGCCACGGCGGCGAGACCGTCCGGCGCCCGCTCGGGCACGGCGACCTGATCGTGATGGGCGGCTCCTGCCAGCGCACCTGGGAGCACGCCATCCCCAAGTCGACCCGGGCGGCCGGAGGGCGCATCAGCATTCAGTTCCGCCCGCACGGAGTGCAGTGA
- a CDS encoding LysR family transcriptional regulator, with product MTVNIPQLRAFLAVVEAGGFSAAAVELGMSQSAVSHAVASLERELKAPLLVRATPVRTTALGEGILPHARTALSAVRSVEEIAAEVAGTMTGTVRLACTPTVCQGLGPELLRHWNEARPQVTVRVFEGDSTEIAAWLADGVADAAIVIDPPPGQGIHLTEDRYRAVLPRDHPLADEPLVGIGDLEDDRFLISPNNCEARIRAIHAQAGLPFAPAHRVRDLATLISMVQAGVGVTVLSEVSRSLLPPDLVLLPLKPEMSRDLALTGPHTGPWHPAVRTLAESAAACLTALRAGGTEC from the coding sequence ATGACCGTGAACATTCCCCAGCTGAGGGCTTTCCTCGCCGTCGTCGAAGCCGGCGGCTTCAGCGCGGCCGCCGTCGAGCTGGGCATGAGCCAATCCGCGGTCTCGCACGCCGTGGCCTCCCTCGAACGCGAGCTGAAGGCCCCGCTGCTGGTCCGCGCCACGCCGGTACGGACCACGGCGCTGGGGGAGGGGATCCTGCCGCACGCCCGCACCGCACTGTCGGCGGTCCGGTCCGTGGAGGAGATCGCGGCCGAAGTCGCCGGGACGATGACGGGCACCGTACGTCTTGCCTGCACACCGACGGTCTGCCAGGGGCTGGGCCCGGAACTGCTCCGGCACTGGAACGAGGCCCGACCACAGGTGACGGTGCGGGTCTTCGAGGGCGACAGCACCGAGATCGCGGCCTGGCTGGCGGACGGCGTGGCGGATGCCGCCATCGTGATCGACCCGCCGCCCGGACAGGGGATCCACCTGACGGAGGACCGCTACCGGGCCGTGCTGCCCCGGGACCACCCCTTGGCGGACGAACCGCTCGTCGGCATCGGGGACTTGGAGGACGACCGGTTCCTGATATCGCCCAACAACTGTGAAGCCCGCATCCGTGCGATTCACGCCCAGGCAGGGCTGCCCTTCGCCCCCGCTCACCGAGTGCGGGACCTGGCGACGCTGATCAGCATGGTGCAGGCCGGTGTCGGCGTGACGGTCCTGTCAGAGGTCTCCCGCTCCCTGCTCCCGCCCGACCTGGTCCTGCTGCCGCTGAAGCCGGAGATGTCCCGCGACCTCGCACTGACCGGCCCTCACACAGGCCCCTGGCATCCAGCGGTCCGCACGCTGGCGGAGTCGGCCGCCGCCTGCCTCACTGCACTCCGTGCGGGCGGAACTGAATGCTGA
- a CDS encoding tautomerase family protein, translated as MPYIRVTVTDADLPTDVQRALAEGLTALAVSALGKSSARTIVHIDVVPAALYFVDAEPLTGGLDAHVEVSITLGTNSAAEKAAFIAGADQLLTDLLGPLARCGVALHELPPESYGYHGVTQFDYYRQAG; from the coding sequence ATGCCGTACATCCGCGTCACCGTCACCGACGCCGACCTGCCCACCGACGTACAGCGCGCCCTCGCCGAGGGGCTCACCGCCCTCGCGGTCTCGGCCCTCGGCAAGTCCAGCGCGCGCACCATCGTCCACATCGACGTGGTTCCGGCCGCCCTCTATTTCGTCGACGCCGAGCCCCTGACCGGCGGCCTCGACGCGCACGTCGAGGTCAGCATCACCCTGGGCACGAACAGCGCCGCGGAGAAGGCCGCCTTCATCGCCGGGGCCGATCAGCTCCTGACCGACCTTCTCGGCCCGCTCGCCCGCTGCGGCGTCGCGCTGCACGAACTGCCTCCCGAGAGCTACGGCTACCACGGGGTGACCCAGTTCGACTACTACCGCCAGGCGGGCTGA
- a CDS encoding cytochrome P450, giving the protein MATRARPGSLPSPPGRRVPELDPTVVGQWQAGGGELIELFAQAREQLGGIAAFRLGPRPTVLVTAPEAVQHVLAFHPDRYVKRSHRARMLIGDGVLAATGDAWQRQRRLLQSQFTGRGMRRYEQRITGAARTTAARWAGYAATGQVFDVGDEMRRFALDTIWRSLTGHALDPASERELAAVAAVVAALPRLPADGAAAQGAVAADLARIDAVASLAIAAARDGEAGPDGPGLLHVLIEAAETRPEYTDRLIRDELVTLLVAGHETTATTLTWLHLLLDQNPKAREQALAAGPDGSPERRQAIQALVHETLRFYPSAWILPRCAAQDDILAGYEIEEGTDVLVCPYLTHRDPQLWEDPGQFDPTRFTTPGRRPTHPGSYFPFGIGPRACLGLQFALRESTALLELLLPAPTPHFRSTPAKAAYSITVRPDGPTPAVLGDEGQPAWR; this is encoded by the coding sequence GTGGCCACCCGCGCCCGCCCCGGCTCCCTCCCGTCGCCTCCCGGGCGCCGGGTGCCGGAGCTCGATCCCACCGTCGTCGGACAGTGGCAGGCCGGGGGAGGGGAACTCATCGAACTCTTCGCCCAGGCGCGCGAACAGCTCGGCGGCATCGCCGCCTTCCGGCTCGGTCCGCGGCCGACCGTCCTGGTCACCGCCCCCGAGGCCGTGCAGCACGTGCTCGCGTTCCACCCCGACCGGTACGTGAAGCGTTCGCACCGCGCGCGGATGCTGATCGGCGACGGAGTCCTGGCCGCGACGGGCGACGCGTGGCAGCGGCAACGACGGCTGCTGCAGTCGCAGTTCACCGGCCGTGGCATGCGCCGCTACGAGCAGCGGATCACCGGGGCCGCCCGGACCACGGCGGCGCGCTGGGCCGGGTACGCCGCCACCGGGCAGGTCTTCGACGTCGGCGACGAGATGCGCCGCTTCGCCCTTGACACCATCTGGCGCTCCCTGACGGGACATGCCCTCGACCCCGCCTCGGAGCGCGAACTGGCCGCCGTGGCCGCGGTGGTGGCCGCGCTGCCGAGACTGCCCGCCGACGGCGCCGCGGCCCAAGGGGCGGTCGCCGCCGACCTGGCCAGGATCGACGCGGTGGCGAGCCTGGCCATCGCCGCCGCACGCGACGGCGAGGCCGGACCGGACGGTCCCGGTCTGCTGCACGTCCTGATCGAAGCGGCCGAGACGCGCCCCGAGTACACGGACCGGCTGATCCGCGACGAGCTGGTCACCCTCCTTGTCGCCGGACACGAGACCACCGCGACCACCCTGACCTGGCTCCACCTCCTGCTGGACCAGAACCCGAAGGCACGGGAGCAGGCCCTGGCCGCGGGCCCCGACGGCTCGCCCGAGCGGCGACAGGCGATCCAGGCGCTCGTCCACGAGACGCTGCGGTTCTACCCGTCGGCCTGGATACTGCCGCGCTGCGCGGCACAGGACGACATCCTCGCGGGGTACGAGATCGAGGAGGGCACCGACGTCCTGGTCTGCCCCTACCTCACGCACCGGGACCCCCAACTCTGGGAAGACCCGGGCCAATTCGATCCCACGCGCTTCACCACCCCCGGCCGGCGCCCCACCCACCCGGGAAGCTACTTCCCGTTCGGCATCGGCCCCCGGGCCTGCCTGGGCCTGCAGTTCGCCCTCCGGGAGTCGACCGCCCTCCTGGAGCTCCTGCTGCCGGCCCCCACCCCGCACTTCCGCTCCACTCCGGCGAAGGCCGCCTACAGCATCACGGTCCGCCCGGATGGGCCGACACCCGCGGTCCTTGGCGATGAGGGTCAGCCCGCCTGGCGGTAG